The nucleotide sequence TTAACCAATGACGAGGAATATTGCTTAATCATGCATGCCGATGGCGCTGGAACAAAATCGTCTTTGGCTTATTTGTATTGGAAAGAAACCGGCGATTTATCTGTTTGGAAAGGCATTGCACAAGATGCTTTAATTATGAATATCGATGATTTGTTGTGTGTAGGTGCCACAGACAATATCATGTTATCTTCAACAATTGGTAGAAACAAAAACTTGGTTCCTGGCGAAGTTATCTCGGCTATCATCAACGGAACGGAAGAACTAATCGAAGATTTAAAAAAATTCGGGGTTACCATTCATTCAACTGGTGGCGAAACGGCAGATGTGGGCGATGTGGTTCGAACAATTATTGTAGATTCCACTGTTACAGCTCGAATGAAACGCAGCCATGTAATTGATAATGCCCATATTCAACCAGGAGATGTGATTGTTGGGTTGGAATCATTTGGGCAAGCAACCTACGAAAAAGAATACAACGGTGGAATGGGTAGTAATGGATTAACATCTGCTCGTCATGATGTTTTTGCACACTATCTGGCAGAAAATTATCCGGAAAGTTTTGATCCGTCTGTTCCAAAAGATTTGATTTATTCGGGTGCTAAAAAATTAACCGATGAAGTGGAAGGAGCTCCCGTAAATGCAGGAAAATTAGTCCTTTCACCTACGCGAACCTACGCACCCATTATCAAAGAAATTTTAGCAAAATACACCGCACAAGATATTCATGGAATGGTGCATTGTTCAGGTGGTGCACAAACAAAAATTTTACATTTTGTTGATAAAGTGCACGTTATTAAAGATAATTTGTTCGATGTTCCCCCTTTGTTTAAGTTGATACAAGAGCAATCGCAAACCGGTTGGAAAGAAATGTATCAAGTTTTTAACTGTGGCCATAGAATGGAATTGTATGTGAACCCAGAAATTGCCGAAGAAATCATTGCCATTTCAAAGTCGTTTAATGTAAATGCACAAATTGTAGGTAGGGTAGAAGCATCTGAAAACAAAAAATTAACCATACAATCTAATTTCGGAACGTTTGAATACGAATAATTTCAAGCTAATGGCAATTGATTACGGCGGAAAACGAACCGGAATTGCCGTAACCGATGAAATGCAAATCATTGCATCGGGTTTAACAACTGTTGAAACAAAAAATATTTTTCCGTTTTTGGAAAACTATTTTAAAACCGAAAAAGTTGCAAAAATAATAGTTGGCGAACCAAAACGCATGAACAATGAGGCGTCAAGTATCGGAGCTGAAATTAATCAATTTGTAGAAAAATTAGCTAACTTGTATCCGCAAATTGAAATCATTAGAATGGATGAGCGTTTTACATCCAAAATTGCATTTCAAACAATGATTGACAGCGGATTAAAGAAAAAGCAACGCCAAAATAAAGCATTGGTTGACGAAATTGCAGCGACCATTTTGTTGCAAGATTATATGAACAGCAACCGCTAATAGAACACACAACAAAAGTTTAAAATAATAGATCATTTTAAAATGTCAACAAACAAAGGTACAGAAAGCGACATCGTATTAATTGGTGCTGGAATCATGAGTGCTACGCTTGGATTATTGTTAAAAGAATTAAATCCCGATGCCACCATCGAGATTTTTGAGCGTTTAGACAGTGCTGCTCAAGAAAGTTCTGATGCCATGAACAATGCCGGAACCGGTCATGCAGCTTTTTGTGAATTGAACTATACACCCGAAAAAAATGGAGTGATTGATACAACAAAAGCTTTGAATATTTGCGAACAGTTTGAAGAATCGCGTCAGTTTTGGTCGTATCTTGTTCGAAAAAACATTATTCAATCACCTAAAACGTTTGTGAATTCGGTGCCGCACATGAGTTTTGTTTGGGGCGATGCAAATGTAAACTTCCTTCAAAAAAGATACCAAGCTTTAAAGAAAGAACCTCTTTTTGAAGCAATGGAATACAGCGAAGAAAAAGCAACCATTAAAGAATGGGCACCGCTTATCATGCAAAATCGCAGTGAAAACGACAAAGTTGCCGCAACGTATATGAATTTGGGAACCGATGTGAATTTTGGTGAATTAACCCGCAGAATGATTAAGCATCAGGTAAACCAAAACGGTGTAAGTGTTACTTTTAATACCGAGGTTTATGATTTAAAACGCACAAAAGATGGTAAATGGAACATCTTTGTTAAAGATATAAAAACTGGAAAACAACGTACCATAACAGCAAAATTTGTATTTATTGGTGCAGGTGGTGCTTCTATTTTATTATTAAAAAAAT is from Paenimyroides aestuarii and encodes:
- the mqo gene encoding malate dehydrogenase (quinone), whose amino-acid sequence is MSTNKGTESDIVLIGAGIMSATLGLLLKELNPDATIEIFERLDSAAQESSDAMNNAGTGHAAFCELNYTPEKNGVIDTTKALNICEQFEESRQFWSYLVRKNIIQSPKTFVNSVPHMSFVWGDANVNFLQKRYQALKKEPLFEAMEYSEEKATIKEWAPLIMQNRSENDKVAATYMNLGTDVNFGELTRRMIKHQVNQNGVSVTFNTEVYDLKRTKDGKWNIFVKDIKTGKQRTITAKFVFIGAGGASILLLKKSGIPEGKHYGGFPVSGQWLVCEDEQLAEQHFAKVYGLASVGAPPMSVPHLDTRFVNGKKSLLFGPYAGFSTKFLKTGSYWDLFKSISTGNIGTMVGAGLDNMALTKYLISEVLASPEKKLASLKQYFPNAKQENWRLEIAGQRVQTMKRDKNGKAELAFGTEVVNAADGSLAVLLGASPGASTTVTIMLQLIEKCFPNEFKSPEWQAKFKEMIPSFGLKLNDHPELLKELRAETSKTLELKY
- the ruvX gene encoding Holliday junction resolvase RuvX, whose protein sequence is MAIDYGGKRTGIAVTDEMQIIASGLTTVETKNIFPFLENYFKTEKVAKIIVGEPKRMNNEASSIGAEINQFVEKLANLYPQIEIIRMDERFTSKIAFQTMIDSGLKKKQRQNKALVDEIAATILLQDYMNSNR
- a CDS encoding AIR synthase related protein, with translation MNSDNSTNRYAQRGVSAQKEDVHNAIKNIDKGLFPKAFCKIVPDYLTNDEEYCLIMHADGAGTKSSLAYLYWKETGDLSVWKGIAQDALIMNIDDLLCVGATDNIMLSSTIGRNKNLVPGEVISAIINGTEELIEDLKKFGVTIHSTGGETADVGDVVRTIIVDSTVTARMKRSHVIDNAHIQPGDVIVGLESFGQATYEKEYNGGMGSNGLTSARHDVFAHYLAENYPESFDPSVPKDLIYSGAKKLTDEVEGAPVNAGKLVLSPTRTYAPIIKEILAKYTAQDIHGMVHCSGGAQTKILHFVDKVHVIKDNLFDVPPLFKLIQEQSQTGWKEMYQVFNCGHRMELYVNPEIAEEIIAISKSFNVNAQIVGRVEASENKKLTIQSNFGTFEYE